GACTTTTTAAGGAGAATATTTATCGAATAAATATTAGATATTTATTTAGGAGAGTATTTATCTAATAAAACAATGAAAGGAAGAGGGTCTTGGGTTCCTGCTCTGCCATGTAGGACTTTGTATCACTGGGACAAGTTGTCAGACTCTCTCAATTTCAGTTTTCCCTTTTAGAATATGGAAATATTACTATTTCATCTAATCCCAAGGtattccaggtggctcagtgcttacaaacaaacaaacaaacaaacaaaccacaaaacaaaacacctgcagtgcaggagagatgggcttgatccctggctcaggaagaccccctggagaagggaacggcaacccacccagtactcttgcctggaaaatccatggacagaggagcctcgcaggctacagtccactgggtctcaaagagtcagacacgactgagtgactaaaccacaacaatgTGGGATATACTTATTCTTTATTCCCATGCAGAGAGCATTATTTTTGTCCCTAATTttgtttgctgttcagtcattaagttgtacaTTTGTCCCTGATAATTAATCACTACTCTGGGTGCCTAAGGCCAGTAAAGTTTCAGAGCGGTAGCTGGAGTCCAGGTTTCTTTGTTCCCATAAACTGTTCTTTCTAGTGTGATATTTATGCCTCTTCTTTCAGTGTACttttataattgctttataagcACGAGTCCTCCTCATTCCCCTCTCTCTATTCCTTCTTTTGTTTAATGTTGTCATGTTTTCTCCAGATTATAATGGATTTTCAAATTGAGATCAAATTTCCTACTTTTAGAAGCTCACAGGAAGCTTAAATTAAGATAAAACAAATTATTATGAGTAACAAATGAGTTATGAGTCACTAATGGTGCTCCATAGGTTATAACAGGAAGGCGGCTTCTAGAGAGGAGAAGTTGCTTAAGACTGTGTAAGTTTTAAAACTCATGTTATTCTTTgaagaataaatttgaattttatcaagGACATAGAGCATCTTGTCAGGAAGACTGCACTTTATAAGTATCCTGGGtaccagttattttattttattttattttttatttttaaaattttttaaatttttttatttttggtaccAGTTATTTTAAGTGGCACAATCTATGAAAAACTTCAAAGAAATAAGGTAAAAAAGTCTATCAATAATTTGAAGACTTTTTATAATTCTTATTCTCACCATTAGATTAATTTTATTGCAACAATGTACCTGAAactagctttttttcccccttgtaggAAAATGCTGGATTAAGAATCACTTCTCCACTTTGTTGAGAAGAAAGTgggttacaaaataaaataaaatgagtttcAGTATATCTCCTCCCCAGATTTAGGGACATCTAATAAGAGCATTGATTGGAGagggcaatgacaccccactccagtactcttgcctggaaaatcccatggacggaggagcctggtaggctgcggtccatggggtcactaagagtcggacacgactgagcgacttcactttcacttttcacttggcaacccactccagtgttcttgcctggagaatcccaggggcgagggagcctggtgggctgacatctatggggtcacacagagtcggacacgactgaactgacttagcagcaataagAGTATTGATTAAGGAAAGTAAGAACCAAGCAGATGTCTTCTCCGGATAATAAGTCCTCCCAGTCTCCCTACACTGAAAGGCTGTTGTTGAGATGTGAAAGACGCCggaattcttggcctctggaggagacaatggcaccccactcctgtactcttgcctggaaaatcccatggacggaggagcctggtaggctgcagtccatggggtcgctaagggtcagacacgactgagcgacttccctttcacttttcactttcctatttggagaaggaaatggcaccccactccagtgttcttgcctggagaatcccgggggcgggggagcttggtgggcttccgtcttggggtcgcacagagttggacacgactgaaatgacttagcagcaggaggaGACAAATGCAATCTAGGCCCAGTGACGAggtttgatcactcagagcttctGTGTAAtaacgttttattaaagtataaaagagatcgagaaagtttctgacatagacatcagaagggggcagaaagagtgcccccgcTAGTCTCTAGTCAGATGTTTTACGTCTGTTGGAAAGCTATTCACCAGATAAGACAGACACCTCAAGGCTGACAGAgatgccccaggctcctctcccacaatatgcatcTTTGAGATAGGGTGGCGTGAGGTCATCCCCCACCATAAAATATGAATACTGGCTTGTTGAACtattatcagcccaaggtttgagaaaagaaaaaaaggtagttttaggtggaaccattttgaagaaaggcaaattccaaagcaaatacatagtttcattaacatagcttaagaaaaaacatttccctAAAAAAACACGCGTTGGttagcccaaggtttgagaaaaacTAAGTTAAGGAGGAAACAGGTGTCGTCATGGCAACAcataattttaagagaaaaaaaaacctgacacatagtttgtttcctcctgccacttaagggagagataaaaatatgtcTGAtgcttgcagcctatttcctccgtttggagacccctggccttcccgcctgttaccctctcaccacCAGTATCAGGAgtgcgggggtgggtggggagcggCAGGCTTCTGTCAAGACCTCCACCCTCCCTTCCCGCCCCACAGCCTCATAGCCTGGTTTTTGCCCTCTACACTGAGACTTCAGGACTAATCTCATGATTCTGTTTATGGCTGTGTCACTCACCACAAAGCTGAGGAATCTCAGGAAAGCCCTCAACCCCTGTTAAATACTGTCCACAACTCTTCATATCTCTCTTCTTAAGCCCAGGAGCCCCTCCTGCCCAACTTCTTAAATCATTCTACTGTTCCTTCTGGAATCTACAGTCAGTCATCAGCTTAACCTAATATATAGTAAATTTGCCTCCTTCTCCTAATATAACCTTAACTTTACATTAACTACTTGTCCAGCAGAAATCTGTGTTCTGAgacaaggcttccctggcagtaATCGCAGTGGTGAAAATTTTCTTACCCACTTTCCTCTTAATGCTGTATTGTTCCATGATTTTGACTTTGTAATATTTTcacactttgattttttttctccaagctCTTTCCTTAAGTGATCTTACTCAGTTTTGTGGATTCAATATGATATGAGAGGGTTAAATCAATACCAAATTGACAACATAGCTGGAATTAAAATCTGATGCCACTAGCTCAATTATTTATGCAGCCCTTCTAAGTTAGATGGCCAGAAGGAATCTGAAATTCACAACGCCTAACCTGCAATCGTCTTTCATGTTCTTTCTCAAACATCTGCTTCTTCTACACCATTCCCTATAGGACTATACCAAAAAATGGAATCATGATTGTTCTTTCTCTGATGCCTGCATTCAATGTATCAGGAAATCCAGCAAGCTCTACTTTTGAAATGCACTCAGAATTGGATAATTTCTCACTGAGAGCCTGCTCCAAGCCATCATTAACTGTTGTGTAGGTTAACAAGATGAATacaaagaataatgaagtgggtgaGAGCATAGCAATCCAGATTTCATTCTCACGTGGAATCTTTCCTTGTGGCACCTACATTTTGTGTCCCTAGATACATTTTGTCACTATCTTTGAATAGTAAGAATATTTACATTGATTGAATCCTGATAAGTGCCAGGTGATATTGTAATATCCACTTGACACTTCAAGAAATTGAGGCTCATACACTCTAGTTAATACCCAAGATGACTCAGAAAATAATCAAATCTTACTTGGCATAGCTGGACTGTGCACAACTTGAATAAAAGAGGACTATTGTTTGAAAAATTGATGGAGAGTATGGACAGAATGTGAGACTGAAAGGATTGGGGAAAGAAGCAAATGAATTTGTGAGCATACAGAATGCTCAATTTCACAGTTATCTGGAATTCTTCAATCGCAACATATGCTCAGCATTGCAATCAATACATAGACCATTAACTCTGTGTTAGTCATAATGTGTGAAAGCCTACAATGCCAGTTTGCATTATCAACTGATATTGAGTAACACCCAAAGTCAGTTATCTAGCCCAAGGTGGAGCTAGAATTTGCATCCAAGTATCCCTAACCTGGAGTCACACTTTAAACAATTACTCTCTGATGTCTGAATTTCTATAGTATCCCACTGTCTGGGAATTACACATTCTATGTATCCTATTATCCTCTGAGAGTACTGAAACCtagaaaatgatatatttaaatttgtGTTGCTACAATATAATGTTGTTCTTGATAGAATGGTCTTCCCTGTAGCTgaaagagtaaagaatctgcctgctacacaggagacctggattcgatccctggattaggaagatcctctggagaagggaatggcgattcactccagcattcttgcctgaagaatcctgtggacagaggagcttggcaggctacagtccacgggatagtaaagagtcgaacatgactgagcaactaacactaacctTGATACAATAGTGCTGATTGCAATGAAATGAATTAAATTATAGTAACCTATTTTATTGcatgtatttctttgtttttgaaaatatgaatTAGGAGgctaaaaaaaatctcattttaacagttatttttattttttggccacactgaacGGCATGTTgtatcttagttctccgaccagggatcaaacctgtgcccttgctttgggagcatggagtcttaaccactgaatctccAGTTACGTCCGCCAACAAATCTCATTCTAAGAGATCTCTGCAATCATCTTGTAGATACCTGTTTACAATTCTGAACTTCAGATTCAATCATTCATGAAGATAGATGATTGGGTTATATAATCTTCAAAATTCTTTAAGCTAGAACATTCTGTGTTTCtaccattatttaaaaattaacttttgttGTTATGTCCATGTTAAATTGAGCAAATTCTGATATAAGATATACTTTGGACGTAATTATGTTTCTAAGCACAGTTACAACCCAGagcttcttttctcatttatatagTGCATTTTCATACTGCATAAATAACCCCCATGGAGAACAGCACAGTCGTGACTGAGTTCGCTCTTGCCGGGATAACTGATGACCCACAGCTGCAGATCCCGCTCCTTCTGGTATTCGCGCTCATCTACCTCCTCACTCTGGTTGGGAACCTGGGGGTGATCACGTTGATCCTGCTGGACTCTCGTCTCCACACTCCCATGTACGTCTTGCTCAGCCACCTCTCCCTGGTGGACTTTGCTTACTCCACAGCCGTCACTCCCAAAGTGATGGCTGGCTTCCTCGTGGGAGACAAGGCCATTTCCTACAATGCTTGTGCCACTCAGCTTTTCTTCTTTGCAGTCTTTCTTGCTGTGGAAACTTTTCTCTTGGCCTCAATGGCCTATGACTGTCACGCAGCAGCGTGCAAGCCAATCCATTGCAGCAACATCATGACAGCAAGGGTGTGTGCCTGGACGGTCGTGGCGTCCTACGGCCTTGGTTTTCTAGTGGCCTCTGTGCACACTTGGAATGCGTTCAGTCTCTCTTTCTGCAGATCCAGGGTGATTGGTCACTTTTCCTGTGGTGCCACTCCTGTCCTGGCTCTCTCATGCTCAGACAGCAGCAGAAGCGAGAtggtggtttttgttttggtgAGCTTCAATATCGCCTTTACTCTCCTGATCATCTTGATCTCCTACCTGTTTATCTTTGTCACCATTCTGAGGGTGCGCTCATCTGAAGGACATCGgaaggccttctccacctgtgcaTCCCACCTCACTTCCATCTCCATCTTCTATGGGACAGGCGCCTTCATGTACCTACAGCCCGGCTCCCGCCATTCCATGAGCACAGACAAAATGGCGTCTGTGTTCTACGCCTTGGTTGTTCCCATGGTGAATCCGCTGATCTGTAGTCTGAGGAACAAAGAGGTCAAGAGAGCCTTAAAAAAGGCTGTGGGGAAAGCAACATCTTCTCTAAGATTCATGTCTTAATTATATAGAAACAACAGTAGTGTGGTTTCATATGCTTGCTAGGGAACATACTGACTTGCTAGGTCAATAATTATCTAAATTTTTTACATCCTTTCTCAAGTTCTTTTTGAGTCTAGGAAGCAAACATGTGGACAAAATGAGTTCTCACGAATAATAACTTTAGGAGAATCAACCATGAACctataatttatatttcaaaatttctttttaattaattgttactgcatatttgtttttataatcacc
This portion of the Capra hircus breed San Clemente chromosome 15, ASM170441v1, whole genome shotgun sequence genome encodes:
- the LOC102189607 gene encoding olfactory receptor 5B12-like — encoded protein: MENSTVVTEFALAGITDDPQLQIPLLLVFALIYLLTLVGNLGVITLILLDSRLHTPMYVLLSHLSLVDFAYSTAVTPKVMAGFLVGDKAISYNACATQLFFFAVFLAVETFLLASMAYDCHAAACKPIHCSNIMTARVCAWTVVASYGLGFLVASVHTWNAFSLSFCRSRVIGHFSCGATPVLALSCSDSSRSEMVVFVLVSFNIAFTLLIILISYLFIFVTILRVRSSEGHRKAFSTCASHLTSISIFYGTGAFMYLQPGSRHSMSTDKMASVFYALVVPMVNPLICSLRNKEVKRALKKAVGKATSSLRFMS